The following is a genomic window from Amycolatopsis acidiphila.
GCAGGCGTGCCGGAACCGCGCCACCGCGAGCAGCCGGTGCACCGGTGCGGGCGGCCGGCCGTAGCGGTCGACGAGCTCCTCCTCGACCGCCGCCAGCCCGGTCTCGTCGGGCGCCGCCGCGATCTTGCGGTACGCCTCCAGCCGCAGCCGCTCCCCCGGCACGTAGTCGTGCGGGATGTGCGCGTCGATGGGCAGGTCGACCCGGACCTCGCCGAGCTCCTCGTCCTCGGCGGGCTCGGCCCCGGCGCTGCGGCGGAACACGTCCACTGCCTCGCCGACCAACCGGACGTACAGGTCGAAGCCGACACCGGCGATGTGCCCGGACTGCTCGGCGCCGAGGATGTTGCCTGCGCCGCGGATCTCCAGGTCCTTCATCGCGACCGCCATGCCCGCGCCCAGTTCGGTGTTCTGCGCGATCGTCGCGAGCCGGTCGTGCGCGGTCTCGGTCAGCGGCGACTCACCGGGGTAGAGGAAGTACGCGTACCCGCGCTCGCGCCCACGCCCGACACGGCCGCGCAGCTGGTGCAGCTGTGCCAGGCCGAGCAGGTCACCGCGCTCGACGATGAGCGTGTTGGCGTTGGAGATGTCCAGCCCGGTCTCCACGATCGTCGTCGAGACGAGCACGTCGTACTCGCGCTCCCAGAAGCCCTGGATGACCTTCTCGAGCTTCTCCTCGTTCATCTGGCCGTGTGCGGTCACGATCCGTGCCTCCGGGACCAGCTCGCGCAACCGCCGCGCGGACTTCTCGATCGAGGAAACCCTGTTGTGCACGTAGAAGACCTGGCCGTCGCGCAGCAGCTCGCGGCGGATCGCGGCGCTCACCTGCTTGTCGTCGTAGGCGCCGACGTAGGTCAGGATGGGGTGCCGGTCCTCGGGCGGGGTCAGGATCGTCGACATCTCGCGGATGCCCGCGAGCGACATCTCCAGCGTCCGGGGAATCGGGGTCGCCGACATCGTCAGCACGTCGACGTGCGTGCGCAGCGCCTTGATGTGCTCCTTGTGCTCGACGCCGAACCGCTGCTCCTCGTCCACGATCACCAGCCCGAGATCCTTGTAGCGGACCCCGGTCTGCAGCAGGCGGTGGGTGCCGATGACGATGTCCACGTCGCCGTCGGCGAGCCCGGACAGCACACCGTCCACTTCGGACTTGTCGGTGAACCGGGACAGGCCCTTGATGGTCACCGGGAACGCCTGCATGCGCTCGGTGAACGTGTTGAGGTGCTGCTGGGCCAGCAGGGTCGTGGGCACCAGCACCGCGACCTGCTTGCCGTCCTGCACCGCCTTGAACGCCGCCCGCACCGCGATCTCGGTCTTGCCGTAGCCGACGTCGCCGCAGATCACGCGGTCCATCGGCACCCCGCGCTCCATGTCCGACTTGACCTCGTCGATGGCGGCGAGCTGGTCGTTGGTCTCGGTGAACGGGAAGGCGTCCTCCAGCTCGCGCTGCCACGGCGTGTCCTGGCCGAACGGGTGGCCGGGCGCGGCCTGGCGGGCGGCGTAGAGCTGCACCAGCTCCGCGGCGATCTCCTTGACCGCCTTGCGTGCCTTCGCCTTGGTGTTCTTCCAGTCCGAGCCGCCGAGCTTGTTCAGCGTGGGCAGCTCGCCGCCGACGTAGCGGGAGACCTCGTCGAGCTGGTCGGTCGGCACGTACAGCCGGTCGCCCGGGTGGCCGCGCTTGGACGACGCGTACTCGAGCACGAGGTACTCGCGGGTGGCGCCGGAGATCGTGCGCTGCACCATCTCGACGAACCGCCCGATGCCGTGCTGGTCGTGCACGACGTAGTCGCCCTTCTTGAGCGCGAGCGGGTCGACCGCGTTGCGCCGCCGGGACGGCATCTTCGTGTCGAGGTCCCTTGTGGACGATCCAGCCGTCGCGCCGCGGCCGGTGAGGTCGGACTCGGTGAGCACGACCAGCCGCAGCTCCGGCGCGATGAACCCGTCGGTCAGCCCGCCGCAGACGACGGTCACGACGCCGGGCGTGGGCTCCTTGACGAGCCCGTCCTCGGCCAGGGTCGTGGCCACCTCGGCGCTCGAGAGCTGCTCGACGGCGCGGGTGGCGGTGCCGTGCCCGGCCACGACCAGCACGCCGGTGCCGCTCGCCGCGAGGTGGGCGCGCAGGTCGGCGATGGCGCGCTCCAGGTCACCGCGGTACGCGGGCGCCGGCTCGATCGCGACCTGGTGCACGTCCTCGCTGGTCAGCTGGGACAACGTCCACCACGCCCGGTTGGTCTCGCCCGCGTGCTTCGCGACCTCCGCGAGGTCGCGGTACGCGGACGCGCCGAGGTCGATGGGCGCCTGGCCGCCACCGGCCGCGGCCATCCACGACGCCTCCAGGAACTCCTGCCCGGTGCGCACCAGGTCGTGCGCCCGCGCACGGATCTTCTCCGGGTCGGCGAGCACGACGTGGGTGCCCTCGGGCATCGCGTCGCTCAGCAGCTCCAGCTCGCCCTCGCAGAGCACCGGGATGAGCGCTTCCATGCCCTCCGACGGGATGCCGCCGGCGAGCTTGGTGAGCATCTCGGCGAGTTGCGCGTCGGCCGCGTACTGCTCGGCCAGCTCACCGGCACGCGCCTTGACCTCGGGGGTGAGCAGCAGCTCGCGGCACGGCGGCGCGTGCACGGCCTGGATCTCCCCGGGCAGCGACCGCTGGTCCGACACCGCGAACGCGCGGATCTCGCTGACCTCGTCGCCCCAGAACTCGACGCGGTACGGGTGGTCCGCGGTCGGCGGGAACACGTCGAGGATGCCGCCGCGCACGGCGAACTCGCCGCGCTTCTCGACCATGTCCACCCGCGTGTACGCGAGTACGACGAGCCTCTCCAGCACGCCTTCGAAGTCGTTCTCCTCGCCGACGACCAGGTCGATCGGCGCCAGCGCGCCGAGGCCGGGTGCCATCGGCTGGATCAGGCTGCGCACGGTCGAGACCACCACCCGCGGCGCGTCGGCGCCGCGCAGCCGGTGCAGCACGTCGAGCCGTCGGCCGACGGTGTCCGCGCGCGGGGACAGCCGCTCGTGCGGCAGCGTCTCCCACGACGGGAAATCGGCGACCGCGCCCGGGCCGAGCAGGCCGGCCAGCGCGGCGGTCAGCTCCTCGGACTCGCGGCCGGTCGCGGTGACGGCCAACACCGGACGGCCGGCGCCCTCGTCGGCCGCGAGCGCGGCGACGACGAGCTGGCGCACGGCCGTCGGGCCCTGCAGGTCGAGCAGCGGTGAACCGGCCCGCTCGATGACGCCACGCAGCGCGGGATCGGCGAGAACGGACGACAGCAGACCGGACAACACCCCGTCTGTCACGAAAAACTCCCCTGTGCAGACATGCGGACATACCGCTGCCCTGGACGAGAGGGATCAGCGGCTCTCACCATCCAGCGTACGGCAGCAGTTCCGCGAGCTTCGCCAGTTGCCCGCGAAGGTGTCAGGTTCGATCGCGGCGATCCGGACGAGGACATGCCCCGCACCCGCTCCGGCGAAACGACCCAACTGGGCGAGGACGCCGGGGCCGGTGAGCATGACCTGGATCTTGCCGATCACGTCGAGCGGGTGCCGGTAGGTGGCCCGGCAGTACGCGTCGAGCGCCTGCGTGCCGCGCTCCACGTCGTCGTCGAGGTAGACGGTCGCGAACAGGGCGGGCGTGACCGGTCGGCCGATCGTCGCCAGGGCGCTCGCGTATTCGGCCGGGTCCGGCGGGTACGGCAACCAGCCGTCGTAGAGCTCCGCGGTGCGCCGCAGCGCGGACGGGGTGATGCCGCCGAGCCAGATCGGCGGGCCGCCGGGCTGCGCGGGCCGGGGCACCTCGGGCAGCCAGCCGTAGTGCAGGACCTTGCCGTCGAACCGGTCCGGGCTCCCCGTCCACAGCTGCCGCCACAACTCGACCGTGTCGTCGAGCTGCGAGAACCGGGTCTTGAACCGCACCCCGGCCAGGTCGAACTCCTGCTCGCTGAAGCCGGGGAACCCGACGCCGACGCCGAGCACGAGCCGCCCGCCGGACAG
Proteins encoded in this region:
- the mfd gene encoding transcription-repair coupling factor, encoding MSGLLSSVLADPALRGVIERAGSPLLDLQGPTAVRQLVVAALAADEGAGRPVLAVTATGRESEELTAALAGLLGPGAVADFPSWETLPHERLSPRADTVGRRLDVLHRLRGADAPRVVVSTVRSLIQPMAPGLGALAPIDLVVGEENDFEGVLERLVVLAYTRVDMVEKRGEFAVRGGILDVFPPTADHPYRVEFWGDEVSEIRAFAVSDQRSLPGEIQAVHAPPCRELLLTPEVKARAGELAEQYAADAQLAEMLTKLAGGIPSEGMEALIPVLCEGELELLSDAMPEGTHVVLADPEKIRARAHDLVRTGQEFLEASWMAAAGGGQAPIDLGASAYRDLAEVAKHAGETNRAWWTLSQLTSEDVHQVAIEPAPAYRGDLERAIADLRAHLAASGTGVLVVAGHGTATRAVEQLSSAEVATTLAEDGLVKEPTPGVVTVVCGGLTDGFIAPELRLVVLTESDLTGRGATAGSSTRDLDTKMPSRRRNAVDPLALKKGDYVVHDQHGIGRFVEMVQRTISGATREYLVLEYASSKRGHPGDRLYVPTDQLDEVSRYVGGELPTLNKLGGSDWKNTKAKARKAVKEIAAELVQLYAARQAAPGHPFGQDTPWQRELEDAFPFTETNDQLAAIDEVKSDMERGVPMDRVICGDVGYGKTEIAVRAAFKAVQDGKQVAVLVPTTLLAQQHLNTFTERMQAFPVTIKGLSRFTDKSEVDGVLSGLADGDVDIVIGTHRLLQTGVRYKDLGLVIVDEEQRFGVEHKEHIKALRTHVDVLTMSATPIPRTLEMSLAGIREMSTILTPPEDRHPILTYVGAYDDKQVSAAIRRELLRDGQVFYVHNRVSSIEKSARRLRELVPEARIVTAHGQMNEEKLEKVIQGFWEREYDVLVSTTIVETGLDISNANTLIVERGDLLGLAQLHQLRGRVGRGRERGYAYFLYPGESPLTETAHDRLATIAQNTELGAGMAVAMKDLEIRGAGNILGAEQSGHIAGVGFDLYVRLVGEAVDVFRRSAGAEPAEDEELGEVRVDLPIDAHIPHDYVPGERLRLEAYRKIAAAPDETGLAAVEEELVDRYGRPPAPVHRLLAVARFRHACRAAGVTEVTLQGNTVRFSPLPLPDSKLVRLKRLYPKAMFKAVTNTVSVPKPTEGPAGGRIGAPPLRDEALLEWCSKLLTNLTKEPAAVG
- a CDS encoding LLM class flavin-dependent oxidoreductase, with translation MKFGLLLPSGQAQLQAGGSARGVVETAVQAEALGFDSVWAGDSMVRARLEPLTLLATIAQATERITLGTAVLIPAYRHPVHAALTITSLDLLSGGRLVLGVGVGFPGFSEQEFDLAGVRFKTRFSQLDDTVELWRQLWTGSPDRFDGKVLHYGWLPEVPRPAQPGGPPIWLGGITPSALRRTAELYDGWLPYPPDPAEYASALATIGRPVTPALFATVYLDDDVERGTQALDAYCRATYRHPLDVIGKIQVMLTGPGVLAQLGRFAGAGAGHVLVRIAAIEPDTFAGNWRSSRNCCRTLDGESR